The sequence GATATCTCTGATGTGAAAAAAATCGTTTTGTCTGTTATCAGGGAAACTCCAAAGGTTATAGATTGATTTGGATGGAATGTAGAGACACCCATTGGTAATCAGAGCCGACATAGTCTATACATTTGTTTCCTTTGGCCTGCGGTGGATTGCTGCACTAAACTGTATGAGGTAGCAACTAAAATTCATGGCTGCAGGAGCCATTACTTTACAATGTGGCATGACTGCACCTATGAGTGGCTGTCTGACCAGCAAGTGCTGCAGGAAAGCTGCCAAAACTTGCAGTGTACTCAGACAATACAGGAAGTCACTTTGTCAGTTCAGAACTGATAATGTGACAATTACTATTTCTTCAAATATCCCACCCCCTCTCACCAAAAAGTCTGTGCAGGTTAAGGTGGTATTCAGTGTAAATGGTCCAGTGCTCTTCAGATTATTTTGTGATAAAagtatatctttttttaaatcgctTAAGTTCTAGAGCAAGGTAGACTCAGATTCCTGAAAGGTACGGTCTAAATCAAAATGTATATAGTTTTGGCAAATGGTAAAAGTGGCATATGTTGAATTTAACACCTTAAAAAAGCACTCACTTTCCAGATTTCCAAAGCCTTTCTCATACTTGTCCCATATCTGGTCAAAATCCACTGAATCATCGGTCCTGTGTTGGATGACAGTTGAACCCCCATCTATAGAAGGGATTAGAAATACATTTCAAATCAAGTTACTGTTATACAAGGCACACAAAAGTTAACAGAAGGATCAGGAAGCCTTCTTATCATGAACCCCTTTCACACAGCCTGTTCAATGCAGGAATTGACGTCTGTGTAGAAGGGACAGCCGGTGTGGCAggactacaaacacacacaatagacGCCGATGCTGTTGTGTTATACGTCACACCTCTTTTGCTTTGGGGCTGCAGCATTATGCTGCGTTGTTTGGTTCCAAAAAAAGCAAAGTCGGCGTAACGACGGATCTTCTTTATGGCAGTATTGCATAATCTCTGTGTAAAAGGGGCTATAGATAACGTGGATGGGATATCCGCCCCGTTGTCTGCCCTTTTGGATAACCTGTTCCTGTGGCTATCTAGTTGATAACCTTTAGTTTTTTGTTCCTTGCTTATTGATTGGAAACATGCATTAATGCCAATACTTCATCTTATAAATGTAAGTGCTTCTGAATACAGAATGAGTATTTTGATGCTCCCACTTGGAGCTCAGATTGCTTTAGTCTCACCCACCTGAACCCATTTCGCAGTAAACGTTGAATGGCTCAGATTGGTTTGGCTTGATAACATAGATTCCACTGTTTGCCTCTCCTTTGTTAAACAAGTCACTGCAGTCCGTGGGGAGGTCTGAAACACAATCAAgaaaaaatcaaaatgtatgCATCCTCATTTTCCCCAAACCTTTGCATTCTCCTTTTTGTTTTAAGACATTTCGTATTCATGTCAACATTTTGAATAAttgataatacattttaaataaatttacCGTTCACATCCAGGTCAGTTGAGTTTCCTGTCAGATATTCAAACATATCAGGAGCTGCAGGCTCTGGATCCATCTGCTTATCGACTGTATCTTGAAAGCTGTCATAGCTTAGCTGCAAGAGAATGCAATTGAATCTGCAATGTTAAATTATGTTGTCACTTAACTCTAAAAAAAAGCAGTTTCCCTCCCCTAAAGCAGAATTTGCATAGATAGCTTTAAGGACCAAACTAGGCTCTCACAGAAAGCAGATGTTTGGCctttaaagaaaatattaatGAAATCGTGCTGAACAGTTGTTTACCTTTTCCTCCAGGTTTATAATTTTGGAATTCTGGTTGTCAAGCTGATCATGCTGCTCCTTCACAGCTATCAGCAGATTGTTGATTGTTTTCTCTTGAGATTCAATCACTTCCTGAAAATAccataataaaaaacattatttgtcCATACAACATGTGTtgtattttacaatgttttaaaGGTTTGCACCTGTTGAGTCACATGAATCAAACAAATAGTCAACTACAGGTTGAATATCAGTTTTTTCTTCagtatttcttttcttaaatgAGTAGAATTGTTCATTTTACCAGTAACAAAATGGAAACCGAGAAACTATTAGTCACGCCCAACAACAGAACACACTTTTGTAACTTTTGTTACGTTGCTTTTCTTATGCCGGTAATCGTTTGCACAATTCTATAGCTCGTATGTCCCACATATGGTATTTTTTGACAACATGTAAGTGGCGTTGGAATTGATAATGCAACAAATAGTTAATGACACATTGTTTATCAAtaatcattactgtaatacagcAATAGATCGTGGTCACATGAAGATAAATGTTACCATATAGGGCCCATTGCATGTGCAGAAATAATTGAAGTGGGTTGAGGTTATTCAATTAGAGTTCATTAAATGCATTTCCATTGTTAACTGGATTTGAAGGAAACTTTTCAGCAGTTTTTATTTGGCTTCTATTGATTTTGCACACACAATTCACTAGCTGATGCACATTTGAATGAGGCACTCGGAGGAATTGTGTAGCTGCTTACCTTGAGCGTTGTGATCTCACTGAGCTGATCAGCAGGGATAATGCTCTGCGACAGTCCCTGGAGCCGTTCCTCGAGGTTCCCCACTTTGCTCTGCAGCTGCGTACGCTCCTGAATGATGCCGTTGATCTTGGTGTTGATTTCCAGCGACAGGTTCCTGATCTCCTCGTTGTTGCTCTTCAAGAAATTCGTGgtcttcttcagctcctcctcttccttcttgaTCTCAGACGTGACCACCGAGAGCTGGTAGAAAGAACGGTCgaaaatgttcaacttttgGAAGATGTCGTTGATTTGGCCCTTGGTCTTGTGGACGAACTCCCGTAAACTCTGGCCTAGCTGAAGGAGGCCGTTTGCGAGTAGACGAACGTCATCCAGCATGGCAAAGCGAGACTTTGCCTCGGTTGGGCTTGGTGCTGTGGGAAGGGCCTGGGAGGGCAGGGTGGGGTACGCGTCTCTACCTGAGTACTCCAGAGGGACGGCAGCAGTGGAACTAGctagcagcagcaacaggcaAAACAGCTTCATCATGACTTTCTTGTCTAACACAGTGTTGCACTGCTCTTGTGCTCTACTCAACACTCCCTCTGCCTATAAGCCAGACTTCCTTGCTGTTTAAATGATGTGAGAGCAGCAGGCTGCCCTGTGTTATATACTGCCCTCTCAGTAGAGGAGGGGGGGATTAGCTGATCATTAAACCCTACTATGTTTTAGCTCTGTACCCCACCTCCTCCCAAAGCCCTCCCTCTCCTGAACAAACAAATCACAGCAGTGAGCAAATGACATATACACCCCACCCCCCCTTCTCTACTACCCATTTAACCCCAATCCCCTCTCCATACCACACCCTACCCTGTTCTCCATCTGTGGCGCAGGGCTTTAGCTGATCAGCAGAAAGCCAACAATGGCCATCACAGGTTTTTGATGGATCGTCAGTCTGATCAATCTCAAACCTTATAACCCTGCACACACTTTGGTCTGATTGATAATGCTGTGTGTAATTAATGCTCTTGGGTTTGATTTAGAGTCGTGCTGAATCAGCCCCGGTACCAggcgcgctctctctctctctctctccctccttctctctgtgtggggaggggagggagcCTGTCATCGGTGCCAGGGTTCAGCTTCTGGGCATGAATGATGTTGGAGAGTTTGGACAGTGTGTACTCATCATCTCGGTTTTATTGCTCAGCcttgtcaatttttttttcaacttggTCATGCCTCGTGTGATATCTTCTTAATGCCACCAGAAATGAGATGGGGAATATATAGTTTGCTGATTAGCTTGCAGCTTTTAGGATCTTTCTGTTCtgtcgtaaaaaaaaaacatctttatgGAAAATTCTTAGTAAGTTGTTTCACGCAGACCTGAAATGTTGTTGAAATATGTCCACAGTCagccagagagggaggaggaagtaATCAGTGAAATGACTTGGTGTAGTATTTAATtggaatataaatatttatacttTTGGCACTGCGGGGTTCCCAACCTCTAGAGTaagtgtgtcctgtgtgaaaaaGGCCTTCTAGACGGAATAATTGCCGTGTCATGCAGTCATTGCTTTCTTTGGCTAACCAAAATTAAAATAGTTTCTTGTTTATATAGAGGCATGTATACATTGAAAATGTCCTGTTTGCAGCCTTTATGGAGTTTTAATATTTACTATTGttgttaaaatatgttttcattcatCAGCTGATCAGTCACTTTGTATGGCAAAGGAAAAATACTGGAATATTTGGCTTTGGTTTAAAAACCTTTTGGCACTCTGGTTGTTACAGTGCACGTTAAAATACCACACAGTCATCTTAATGAGTGTTCTCTAGTAATTTGCGGTTGTAAGGATGGATTACCTCAGTTCTCAGCGATGATATGGACGGAGCAGAAAGCAAAGGTCCtatagaaaagagaaaaaattgGCCACAGACTGAGTGGATGTGCCAGGAATTTGCTTGATCAGCATAAAGCTAGTAATGATATTCAGTATCCAGCTCCGTGGTTAGGTTTGTGGCTTAGCAGCTAGAGGGTTAAGAGTTTGAACCTGACATGTCCTGCTGGGACTTTTCTCCGTTGAGCTGGCATGTTCTGTCCAAGTTCAATCATATTTTGTCTATGTTAGCTTCGTGCATTCTAATTTGATCCTAATGTTTAATTGTCCATACTGCTGTTTCTGTAGCTACACTGATTCGTATCATGCATACTATCAGTTACCCctgacatatttttgttttctcgCAATTGTAATTCCATGCATCGATCACTTGATCTCTTATGTTGACCTCTGGGTGAGAGGATTGCTCCGATAATGTGTTGTGAGTCAGTTCTTTGTTCCATGGTTGGATAGTGTGGATAccttccaccaccaccaccatcccaTCCTTTGTTAACCACAAggtgaaaataaaagtcacgTTCACTCACTATTGTAGCCAGCGGGcaactccaggtctgaaaagtgaagccgatacagaagtgccttaaatttgcattctttctaacagccagcagggggcgactcctctggttgcaaaaagaagtctgattgtatagaagtctatgagaaaatgaccctacttctcacttgatttattacctcagtaaacattgtaaacatgagtttatggtctcaatcactagtttcaagtcttcttcaatacagcatgatgttcatttagtaaattatggtcccatttagagtgaaatagacaaccacggcattgtccggtctgggagttatctgtgtttttgtcttaagaCTTAAActctttcacaatgtgttttcagttcatggaagttaattataacgggaactaccacagaagtgGTTTTGAATATTTTGCCAAATGTTTATATGCCTGTCTGTGGACAGACTTTGTAGTTGAGATTAAAATGAAGATTTGTAGATGCAAGATTattttctattctttttttttcaccataTTGGTTTAGAAGAATAAGTACAAAATCAGTGCAAAGTGGAGACAGGGTTTCCTATAAAATGAACGTCTGGTGCTGGTGGGAAGCGATCCAGTGCTGCTAGGTCACTATCACGTGGTACTTATGACTGTGCAACTAAAAGCACATCCTCTACAATTAAAGATCTAATATGCACATTCATTCAATTATTCTGgatgaaaaaggtaaaaaatgaCCTGTCCACAAAATGTGGATGTTTGGCTGAATCAAAGCAAGTTGAACCATGACTAAAGTTTTTATAGAAATGATGAAATACTTGCTATATTTATCTGCCTTGTAGTGAGTAAGTGCTTGTACCcagttttaaatattatttagtTGTCCTATCAACATGGCAGACTTGCTATTTGTTTACCATTCCTCCTCTGCATGCCTGGCCTACTGGTGAGAAACTTATCATGATCTATGTATAGAGCCAGCAAACAATGACTTTGTCCCCATATGCAGCCTCTGGACTCCAAATGGGGGAGGTGGGTAGCTGTCATCGTACAGTTTGGAGTGTACTGGGAGACCTGTAGAGTTTGCAATGCAGAGTTTGCCTTCACAGTATTCATGTGTACTGATTAACCAAAGATGAGTCTGATGAGATAAACCGACCAATCGGTGATACTTCCTCTCTGTGCTTATAAGGGGATTTCAGATTTTCCACTGTGACGTCATCTCGGGGTCTTTTTCAGTTCAAATTCAACAACCCACTTTAAAGCTGCCATTGTTATTATTAGGACATGCTAGATAGAGGGTAACAGAGGAAGAAGGGAATGAGTCTAATCATCACACCAAAGAGATTCCCACGCTTCCTTGTCAGTTGTGGTTCCAGCTGTGGTCTCTGTGGGGCCGCCCCCACAGACTCCACTACGTCATTGCGGTTTGTCAGCTGATCCCGGGTTACTTTGTATTTCCTATTGGGGAGGCTCATCCCACTTCCCATCAGTGTAGTAACCAGTGATTTTAAACAGTACAGTACCGTTACGTTTGCTGACAGCAATGATCAGGATTGTAAAATTCCCCAACCACTTTCagtattttattaaaacaaatattttgaaCCAAAAGTGttattaataatagtattattagtattatattaaCAAAAAAGTTAATATGTTTTAGTTGTCAAGTTGAGTGGTAGAATCAACCAAGTGTGTAAtacaatttaaattatttatatgaTGGTTACACTCTTGGTCTCTCAGCCTCTAGTGCTGGCAATCTATTGATACTTTCTATATACTGGTATGTTACATACTATAAAATGAACGTCatactttggatatatgatgtTTTACTTCAGATGCCTTTTTTGTGTATGTTAACCATTAACTAAGGAGTTTAGGAGGCACAGTTACTTAAATGACATAATTTATAATGTGCCTTGTTTTCTCTGTGTTCCTGTCTTTTAGGAATCTGCTGTATGTGAACCCTCAGAGTCTTAACTTTGCCAACCGCCAAGGCTCCGCCCGCAACATCACAGTCAAAGTGCAATTTATGAATGGAGAGGATCCAAACAATGCAATGCCGGTATGCTATGATGAGaacataaagaaaaacaattccTTTATTTTAGTCCAGTCATTCATTTTAGTCGTATGTGTTGCTGTGTTGACAACTAAGGATTTTTGCCATTTGATGATAAGGTCTGCTTGTATGGCAAAGCTGCATTATTCTATACAGCTGTGTGCATGCTACCACATATGCTCTGGTTAAATAGATGTTGACAAATGGTCATAATTTATTATAACATGGCTTCATGACCATCTGAatgttaatatttcttttatccCCCAGGTGATATTTGGGAAGTCCAGCTGTGCAGATTTCGCTAAAGAAGCCTATACTGCTGTGGTGTACCATAACCGGTAAGTTCTTTGTCTTTGTAATAGTCTCTACAGAGTGCTGTAGGGAACCTGTGATTGGAATGGTGATGAAACGTAGTTAAAACTATTCAAATATcccaacaaatccgtgttgaaatcggcaggacgagagctagttaacgtcctgctgatttcaacacgggaggtgccatcgatttacattatgatgcgttcaaagtGTAAGCAGATAGTAATCGCAGTGACCGGTTCGTCTGCTGACAGCACGGAGCTAAAGACCTCCGTTAACGGAGGTTCAATGAGTTACATTACATGTGTATTACATACATATGTTCAAGCTacgctcagtaaaaatgagtattgggcgatggtAAATTCTAACATTATCAAGATGTTCAattgtaatcttgtaaaaagtagtttttggcgagaaacttgagtaagtccagttgtttgaaggagatgttttcacagcaatataaaatagataataaagagTGATTATGATCTGTTTAAcctcctaacaaaaaccagtatgcaaatggtaataaagaagtgtatgttgaagtacatgggattttttggggtatcgagaatcatggaatttcactgcTATTGGTGTCGACTACTACATTTCCggtatcatgacatccctactctCTTGGCAATGGTGAGGTATGAAAATCTGACATGCTTAGCCTTGTACTCACATGGTCTCCATGATTGTCATGAGATTGGTCGACGAAAATCAAATTCACAAATATCCTTCTTTAATTTAACATCACCATAACATTACTATTACACCTCCATTACTCTACCAACCTTTGATGGCGTTCATTAAAGAATAGTTGGAGTCAACCTTCTGGATATCGTCAAGTGGTGTCCTTGGCACACGTTTCTTCCATCTCTACATAAGAAGCTGAGGGGTCTCTAATATTTTATCACCACTATCAGGTGTTTTTACGACATCCAGCGGTTTGTCATTTGTCACCCAGGGGTCACACCTTCAAGGCTAAAATTAATCAACCTGTGAATAATGTACCACTGTGACCAGGACCATCGTGCATCAGGACTTAATCCAGCTCTTAGAAGTGCTTATAGGTAATGGTCAATTACAGTCTGCATTTCACTCAGAAGTGGCACAATATTTCTCTTGTCAAAACTCTTAAAGGAACATATGAAGAAAACTGAATGACAAGGAAATAAAACGACTCTAttataagaaatattttgtaATCTGGACAGCTTCCACCTATCTGCTTTTGGCTATGACTTAATGTGCTCAGTTAATAACCCATTAGCTTTTCTTCTGCGAGGAAAGTTGATCCTTGTGCAGTTCTTTCTGGAGGATTTCTTTTTTCTGGTCCATAACCAAAATGTTAGTTCCCATGAGAAATGAGAGCCTAATCTCCAGCCTTAAGGCAATCCTAGTGGGTGTGTTTGTTGAAGGACATGCTGTATCTGGTGGTTGTTTGTTTCTCGGCATTGGCCTGCAGACAAAGTTTCCCCCTGGGGCACTAACAGGAACTCAGCTGAAGTGAGTTATGATGTGTTATGTAATTTCTTTCTTGTTAGATCACTTGACTTGTCTTGAGACACAGAGTCCCAAGTTATAAATGGGCTCAGCTGGAAATAGAATATATGAGGATTTCAATTGATTTGCATATTTGTACATGCATGGAAGAAAATGTACTAATGCAAGTCTAAAGATAGTATGTAAGCCTGTCCAGACAGAGTCTTAAGCTGCGTTCACACTATGAGTGACACATGaacaggctacaagtcattttcaatggaagccggtggcattaagctacaaactgacgcaCGACACTTGTCGCTGTGATGGGCGTTAAACGCTACAAATCattcatcttaaaaaaaaatgccgtAAACCAGTTCCCAGTGTTATTAATGACCTAGCTACTTCAACGAGtgcttgagcaacacttcaactAGCTGCCCGTTTTACCATGCATTAAAACATGGGGCAAACCATTCTCAATAGTTACCAGAATAAGTCGTATATAAATCCTCTGGGAAAGCAATGGAAGAGCCCtatagatatttattattagaactATAATgtcgaattcacaccagagcggCGAAGATGGCAATTTGAACCATATGACTAAACCTGTCTAGGTAGTTCAGAAACAACTCTATTTTGGGTGGTTGTCTATCAACTTATTAAATATAAAGCACCTTGTAACACTGTTGTTGAATAGTTTTATATTGTCGTTGCTAACTGCTGTCAACAGATCCCCTGATTTTCATGATGAGGTCAAGATCAAGCTGCCTGCCTCCCTGTCGGACCACCACCACATTCTCTTCACCTTTTACCACGTCAGCTGTCAGCAGAAACAGAACACACCACTGGAGACCCCTGTGGGATACACGGTAGGTTAAGAGCCACTGGCACAGCTACGATAACCACACAGGCTGTTCCCGTGGCTGTAGGGGACAGCTGTCTGCACTCTCACTATTGCAATGTTCCTGCGGGCATAGTTGTAAACTTAGACATGCTCATTCACAAGCACACACTCTCTACTTGTCTTTTAGACAGGtgtgcaagagagacctggggAGTTGAGAATATGTACTAactgaaaaataatattatcCTCCTAATGTGTTCtctttcaatttatttttctctgtagTGGATCCCCATGCTGCAGAATGGGCGTCTGCGGACGGGACACTTCTGTCTGCCGGTGTCTCTGGAAAAACCACCACAATCCTACTCTGTTCTCTCACCAGATGTAAGACACAGTTTTACAATATGAATACATAGATTTAAGTGtgaaaaaagtataaatttGAAACGGGTAAATAATAATtagcattattattaatgataatgAATTGGTGTGCTGCAGACAAACCAGGTTAAGTGTTAAGCAGAGTCTGTcttgtatggaggacggaacctgccaaaattaaaaattaataaataaataaatgactaaataaataaataaatatgccattaaatgtaccaaaggttatattaaaaataattgtaggccttaattaattgatcaaatgtgacataaattgacatttcagttttaatttgctgctttgtaggtaaataaattaagaagcaaattaaaacagaaatatcattttatgtcacattttatgaattaattaatgcttacatttatttttaatattcattttggtacatttaataccatatttatttatcgagtcatttatttatttatatatattcatttttaattttggcaggttctgtcctccatagtcTTGGAGTACCCTTTGTAATATAAAAAAGGAACATTGTCAACACTTACTAACCTCTTTGTTTAACTTTTGAGTGAGATTGAAAGGCATCAGAGCAGCCCTTTAATCCTTTTTGATTTAAGGAAAATCTCAGCCTTCTGTGCCCAGTGACCTATCGTATGTTTCACTGCTTGTAAGATGTTCATTTTACCAATGAAGCCCAGATTTACTAAGGTAATTTTTGTACCTCAGGTTCCTCTCCCAGGGATGAAGTGGGTGGACAACCATCGAGGAGTATTTAACGTGGAAGTGGTGACTGCTTCAACCATCCACACACAGGTAACAgtactgtatacagtagttTTACGAACATCACATCATCACCTCTCATCCTCTTTACTCTGTCCCATCTTCCCTGTTCATATGTACGTAGGagcatacatatacatatgagCAGAGGGAAAATGCTGCTGGAAAATTAAACCTCATATTACCAAAATAACTTGCTTTTCAGGAATGAAGAAGAACAATTTTATTGTTATGTCAGTTGCCGTAGAATCATTTTCATAAGCATCACACGGGTTATCATTTAAAAATTCAGTAAAGAGAAACAGTGTTTTCACATTTAGACAGTAATTCCTCCACAGCACCAGTTCATTAGTGGCTGAAGCTCGCCTCGGCAGTAATTTACTGAGGTCTACTCCATCTCTGTGTCGGCCGGGGTGTGGGGGGCTTGACTGTGGTCCCTAGGAGCCTAACTGGGACTAATGTGCTCATAAATCACTGCTCCTGGAGCAGATTAGACTTGCTGGATTCTACTGTGTTCTTGTAGCAACGTACGGTTTGTGGTTTCCACTTGGAGAGCCAACTTACAGACGAGTAGATCCAAGCTTACTTTTGTTTGTTGACTTCCTTCCCCCCTtttctccttcccctctctctacCTTTTCCAACTGTTGTGCTGTTTTTTCCTCCCAAGCTTCTTCTTTTTGCcttgttttctctccatccatctttatcatccttcttttcttctcttctgttcTTTCACCGTCTGTGTCTTTCTATATCCCCTCTCCTGCATCTGTTTTGCCAACAAatttctccctctccatctccaggACCAGTACCTGGATAAGTTCTTTGCCTTGGTACACGCCCTGGACGAGCACATGTTCCCAGTCAGGATAGGGGACATGCGCATCATGGAGAACAACCTGGAGGCTGAGCTCAAGTCCAGCATTGCAGCGCTCAACTCTTCCCAGCTGGAGCCAGTGGTTCGATTCCTTCACCTTCTACTCGACAAGTTGGTTTTGATGGTAGTGCGGCCGCCAGTCATTGCTGGGCAGATAGGTATGAAATTgtattacatttaattaaaaagccAGAGATCACACAGTGATTTTAGAACAGCTTGGGGGTGATGGTTAATCTGCCAAGTAGAATTAGCTATTAATTGTGCCACCTCAAGCTGTAGATCTtgaatttcttttatttactgAGATGATGAATAT comes from Sebastes fasciatus isolate fSebFas1 chromosome 5, fSebFas1.pri, whole genome shotgun sequence and encodes:
- the angptl3 gene encoding angiopoietin-related protein 3, with amino-acid sequence MMKLFCLLLLLASSTAAVPLEYSGRDAYPTLPSQALPTAPSPTEAKSRFAMLDDVRLLANGLLQLGQSLREFVHKTKGQINDIFQKLNIFDRSFYQLSVVTSEIKKEEEELKKTTNFLKSNNEEIRNLSLEINTKINGIIQERTQLQSKVGNLEERLQGLSQSIIPADQLSEITTLKEVIESQEKTINNLLIAVKEQHDQLDNQNSKIINLEEKLSYDSFQDTVDKQMDPEPAAPDMFEYLTGNSTDLDVNDLPTDCSDLFNKGEANSGIYVIKPNQSEPFNVYCEMGSDGGSTVIQHRTDDSVDFDQIWDKYEKGFGNLEKDFWLGLEKIHSVTQQGVYILRIDLEDWKEGKLWAEYRFSLEGPSKGYTLHVSHFSGDLPDAMANSTGMRFSSKDRNNDNHRHSNCARSYAGGWWFKACRETNLNGRYSWLRAKGRSMRRKGIHWKPGTGSSYSLKTTKITVRPAPTVESFN